One region of Candidatus Electrothrix rattekaaiensis genomic DNA includes:
- a CDS encoding putative DNA binding domain-containing protein: MQLNEFKRLVRAGESSRVEFKSRDVHNDSLAKEIVAFANMKGGRIYIGVRDNGELEDIEQKIEERIVNICRNNILPSIIPDIETLLIEDRRILCIHIDKGRHKPYKVKKSNKFYIRAGSVSIEPSNEELVRLFQDGEHLHFEVSSVFPYQRNQFDILRFRDYVETYRGIECDETDLDRLLYNLHCIDEENRVSVLGTLFFTRTPSRFLPQSGIECNCFAGPDTGSEITDYQAEDCSIVECIDYAIGFVKRHNRVQLAFDPATGHRKELPNYDTGIVRELIVNAFMHRDWSIFGQRIRLNLFADRLEIFSPGSLPNTLNLTRALAGISYYRNPIISQMLKDYRMADRVGRGLQKVVNYYQERDLRPPVFDVEHASFRVTLWEAGLKG; the protein is encoded by the coding sequence ATGCAGCTCAACGAATTCAAGAGGTTGGTAAGAGCAGGCGAAAGCTCCCGTGTCGAGTTCAAATCTCGTGACGTTCATAATGATTCCTTAGCAAAAGAGATAGTCGCCTTTGCCAATATGAAAGGCGGAAGAATCTATATCGGTGTACGCGATAACGGAGAGCTTGAAGACATTGAACAAAAAATCGAAGAACGCATCGTAAACATATGCAGAAACAATATTCTTCCATCCATCATTCCTGATATAGAAACCTTACTGATTGAGGACAGGCGAATACTCTGCATTCATATAGACAAAGGCCGACATAAACCCTATAAGGTAAAAAAATCAAACAAGTTCTATATTCGGGCTGGCTCAGTTTCTATCGAACCAAGTAATGAGGAGCTTGTACGTCTTTTTCAGGACGGCGAGCACCTTCATTTTGAAGTATCCTCGGTCTTTCCCTATCAACGCAACCAGTTCGACATACTGCGCTTTCGCGATTATGTGGAAACCTATCGGGGTATAGAGTGTGACGAGACAGATCTTGACCGGCTCCTGTACAATCTGCACTGCATTGATGAAGAAAATCGTGTGAGCGTACTTGGCACTCTCTTCTTTACCAGGACGCCTTCCCGTTTTCTTCCGCAAAGCGGCATTGAGTGCAACTGTTTCGCCGGACCGGACACAGGCAGCGAAATTACAGACTATCAGGCCGAAGATTGTAGCATTGTCGAGTGTATTGACTACGCCATCGGATTCGTCAAGCGACACAACCGTGTTCAGCTTGCCTTTGATCCGGCAACAGGCCACAGGAAAGAACTCCCAAACTATGATACAGGCATTGTTCGGGAGCTGATCGTCAATGCTTTTATGCACCGCGACTGGTCGATTTTCGGGCAAAGAATACGCCTCAACCTCTTTGCCGACCGCCTGGAGATATTTTCTCCGGGTAGCCTACCGAATACATTAAATTTAACACGGGCACTGGCCGGTATTTCCTATTACCGTAATCCGATTATTTCACAGATGCTCAAAGATTACAGAATGGCTGATCGGGTGGGGCGTGGTTTGCAGAAGGTGGTCAATTATTATCAAGAACGCGACCTGCGCCCGCCTGTTTTTGATGTGGAGCATGCCTCGTTCAGGGTGACGCTTTGGGAAGCGGGATTGAAAGGTTGA
- a CDS encoding transposase, with the protein MEQKIRSILSGTEGLKAVRRNALIHIFTLFVALPSRVNFLAMARHGHFSERTYRNHFEKKFDFFDFNKQLVKQFCSPHRIIAGDCSFIPKAGKSTPHLGKFWSGCASKALPGLEISSLAVIDVDTNRAFHLECEQTPGTLPDNESRIDFYVDQVVRHAKDLKELADYFVYDGAAAKKKFADGIVEHTGLHLVSKLRRDANLRYLYTGPRRPGPGKPKQYDGKIQWKNLELNRFDICYEDDEIIIHTAIVNSVSLKRNIRIAYISRKGSDSYAVLFSTDINLDGLLIYKYYKARFQIEFLFRDAKQYTGLTHCQARSENKLYFHFNCSLTSVSLAKADFFDKVENQGAPFSMRNITDYYSTKLFLDRILSKLDIELSSEKFSFDYEELLNTAGALA; encoded by the coding sequence ATGGAGCAAAAAATCAGAAGTATTTTAAGCGGTACAGAGGGCCTCAAGGCCGTCAGGAGAAACGCCCTGATCCATATTTTCACCCTCTTTGTCGCTTTACCAAGCCGTGTCAATTTTCTCGCCATGGCCCGCCACGGTCATTTTTCTGAAAGAACATATCGAAATCATTTCGAGAAAAAATTTGATTTTTTCGATTTCAACAAACAACTTGTGAAGCAGTTCTGTTCTCCTCATCGAATTATCGCAGGAGACTGCTCTTTCATCCCCAAAGCCGGTAAAAGTACTCCTCATCTTGGCAAATTCTGGAGCGGATGTGCTTCCAAGGCACTACCGGGGCTTGAAATTAGCTCTCTGGCGGTTATTGATGTTGACACGAACAGGGCTTTTCATCTCGAATGCGAACAGACTCCAGGGACTCTTCCTGACAACGAAAGTCGAATTGATTTCTATGTCGATCAAGTGGTCAGGCATGCCAAAGATCTCAAAGAACTCGCCGATTACTTTGTCTACGACGGAGCTGCCGCAAAGAAAAAGTTTGCCGACGGCATCGTTGAACACACCGGATTGCATCTCGTTAGTAAACTTCGCCGAGATGCGAACTTGCGTTATTTATACACTGGCCCGAGGAGGCCGGGGCCAGGCAAGCCGAAGCAATATGATGGCAAAATCCAGTGGAAGAATCTTGAACTCAACCGCTTTGACATTTGCTATGAAGATGATGAAATTATTATACATACAGCTATCGTTAATAGTGTGTCGCTGAAGCGTAACATCCGTATTGCTTATATCAGCAGAAAAGGCTCCGATAGTTATGCCGTTCTTTTTTCAACCGATATAAACCTAGACGGATTGCTGATTTATAAATATTACAAGGCCCGCTTTCAGATAGAATTTCTCTTTCGGGACGCGAAGCAATATACCGGGCTCACACACTGTCAGGCGCGAAGTGAAAATAAGCTGTATTTTCACTTCAACTGCTCATTGACCTCCGTATCACTTGCAAAAGCCGACTTCTTCGACAAAGTTGAAAATCAGGGGGCACCTTTTTCGATGAGAAATATAACCGATTATTATTCCACCAAATTATTTCTTGATCGGATTTTGTCCAAGTTAGATATTGAGCTGAGTTCAGAAAAATTCAGCTTCGATTATGAAGAATTGCTGAATACCGCAGGTGCGCTTGCATAA